A region of the Lujinxingia litoralis genome:
CCGCGGTGGCCAGAACCCGGAGGCCCTTCTCCAGGGCGTCTCGGGCCTCGTCGCCGCGATCGGGCAGGGCGGCCAGGGTGGCGCCCAGGCGAAGGTAGGCGTCGGAGGCGATGTTCAGATGGGGAGCGGGGAGCGCCATGGCGAGTTCGGCGGCGGTGGCCAGGAGGTCGAGCGCGCGCTCGGCGTTGTTTTCCTGGAGGGCGGCCATGCCGGCGGAATGGATGACGCTGGCCAGGATGAGGGGGCGTTGGTGGTCGTCTTCATCGGCGGGCAGGGCTTGGAGGCGGGTGCGGGCCTCCAGGCAGCTGGAGAGGGCGCCGGTGGCGTTCAGGCGGGTGTTGACCTGGCAGAGGTTGGCGTACTGGTTGGCCAGCGAGGAGGCGTAGAGTTCGCGGCCGCGGGGCAGGGCTTCGGTCAGCTCAATGGCCTGGCGGTAGTTGGTGCGGGCGCCTTCCAGGCGGTTGGAGAGCTGGAGAGCGCGCGCCAGCGAGGCGTGAGCGCGCACGCGGTAGGTGGCGAGGTGGCCGGCGGTGAAGGTGGAGATGGCGCGCTCGCAGTGTTGGAGCGAGCCGGTGGTGATGAGCTCGCAGAGGGCCAGGTGGACGCGGCCTTCGAGCAGGGGGTTGTCGGTGGCGTCAGCCACCGCGAGGGCGCGGCGGTAAAGGGGGAGCGCCTGCTCGGGGTGGTTGAGGTCCAGGGCGATGTCGGCCTTGAGCCCCAGTGCGTGCACGATCATGGGGCGGTTGTTCATGGACTCAAAAAGAGGCAGAGCTTTGTCGAGGAGCGCCGAGGCCTCCTGAAAGTCGCCGCCGGCCTTCAGGAGCTGGGCCAGGCGCAGGTGATGGCGAGCCCGGGCGGGCACGCTCTCGGAGGCCTCGATGTGGCGGCGGGCTTCGTCGAGGAGCTGGCGAGCCTGAGCCAGGTCGCCGTTGTCCTGGTAGAGGTCGGCGGTTCGGGTCAGGGCGGTGCCGATGGCCAGCAGGGAGTCGGTGTTCTGGAGGGTGGTGATGTCGGCGCGCAGGTCGCTCTGGCTGCCGGGGTCTTTGCCCAGGAGGGTGCGCACCACCCGGCGATTCATCCGGCAGAGGGCGCGGTAGACCGCGTCGTCGTGTTCGCCGGTGAGCTGCACGCAGATGTTGAGGGTGTCTTCGGCGCCCTGGACGTTGCCGGTGGCGCTCTCGATATGGCCCAGGGTCAAGAGGAGCTGGCCGATGGGGGCGGTGAGTTCCAGCTCCCGGGCCAGGTTCAGCGCGAGGGAGACCTTCTGGCGAGCGCGCGCGTAGCGGCCCTGTTCCCAGAGGAGGGAGCCGCCTTCCAGGGCGGCGGCCACGCGGAGTTCGGAGCGTGCGGGGGCGAGTTCAAAGGCGCGTTCAAAGGCCGCGGCGGCGTCGTCCCAGTGCCCGGCCTGGTAGAGGGCGCGGGCGTCTTCCAGGTGGGCGCCGGCGGCTGCGGGAGTGGCGGCAGAGTCGGCAGAGTCGGCAGAGTCGGCGGCGGGAGTGGCCGCGGCCGCGGGCTCTTCGGGCGCGCTCTGGGCAAAGGCGGAGGGGAGGGGGGCGGCTGCGAGGAGCGCGATGAGCAGGAGTAAGGAGCGCATAGAGAACTCGGTGTCGAATGAGAAAGGAAGCTAAAGAGAGATAAGCGAGACGCCGGACCAGGTCTAGGGTGTGGCGAGCGCCGGGGGTTCGAGGCAGTGGGGGCGCAGCTCGCTGGCCAGTTCTTGCAGGGGGGGCGGGGTGCCCAGGGCCTGGGCGGCGCGCAGCGCGGAGCAGGCGCGCTCGGGCTCCTGGAGGGCCAGGTGGGCCTGGGCGCGACGCATCAGGGCGGTGGCCCCGAGCACCGGATCGGAGGTGGTGCGCGCCAGCAGGTAGGCCTTCTGGGCGCGGGTCAACAGGTCTTCCCAGAGCTTGAGCGCGGCCAGGCTGGCGAGCCAGCGGGTGTGCAGGCGCGCGAGCTGGGCCGGGGAGATCACCTGGTCGTGGGCCGAGCGCTCGGGGCTCTGGGCGGCGCGTTGGGCCAGGGCCAGGGCTTCGGCGAAGTAGGCCGGGGCGTCGGCCGGCGTGGGGGAGCGACGAGCGTAGAGATCGGCGCGGTCCAGGGCGGCGACGGCCGCCAGCCCGTAGAGGGGGCGATCGCCGGCCAGCGCCAGGTCGATGGCCAGGCGCAGGTGGTCTGAGGGGGTGGCCCGCGCGGTGCTCTGCGGGGGGGCGTGGGCCAGGGCCTGGTGAATCAGGATCAGGCCGGGGCGCAGCGCCCAGGTGTCGAGGTCGGTGGGGAGGTCGGCCAGACCGGTGAGCGCCTGCGTGCAGGCCTGGTAGGTATGCGCGGAGCGGGCGCGCTCATGGAGGTGGCAGCGATCGACCAGCAGGGGGGCCGGGAGCGCGGGGGCGGGGCCGATAAAGTCCTCCAGCCCCTGGAGGGCGTCGCGGGCCAGCGCGGGTTGAAAGCGTTCCAGGTGGATCTGGGCGCGGGTCAGGGTGGCCCGGGCGCGCCGCTCGGGCGGCCCCAGGGTCTGGGCGTGGGCGCACAGGGGCAGGGCGGCCGGGCCCAGCGCCGGGTCGCAGTGCTGGTGCCAGGGGATCTGGGGCAGGAGCTCGGGGGGGAGCGTGGTCAGGGCGGTGAGCTCGGCGGCGGTGTCGCCGCACGAGGCCGGGGAGCGCTCCTGAAGGCAGCTCTGGGCCTGCAGGGCGGTGAGGCGCAGGCCGGCGAAGTCATCCTGGAGCGCGGGGAGGAGCTCGGCGGCCCGCGCCAGGGCGTGCGCGGCCAGCTCGGGGGCGGCCTCGCTCTGGAGGAGCTGGCGAGCGCGGGCCAGCTGCAGGCGGAGCTCGGCGGCGTTGTCGTTTCGGGTTCGGGCCTCGTTGAGGAGGGCGTCCAGGGTGTGGGCCGGGGCCTGCCGGGCCCGCAGGCGCGCGAGGGTCAGGGGCTCCACGACGAAGCGCTGGCGTGCCAGGTGCGTGTCGCGGGCGTCGTCCAGGGGGCGATGGAGGAGGGCGGCGACGAAGAACTCCCGGCGCAAGAGCGCGGCGGGGGGCAGCGCCGTGTCGGGGGTGCAGAGGGCGGCCAGGGCCTGGTTGTGCTCTGGCGAGGAGGGGCAGTCCAGAAGCTGGCGCGCGCGTTCGGGGCGGTGGTCCAAAAGCTCGCGGCCGGCCTCAAAGAGGTCCAGGCTCTGCAGGAGGGTGCGCGACTCGCCGGCCAGGCGTCGGGCGCGGGCCAGGGTCTGGTCGGCCTGCTCGGGGCGATCGCGGTAGAGGTGCAGCGCGGCCAGCTGGAGCTGCAGGGCGATGCGAAAGCCGGAGGTGGTGGACTCGTCGTCGATCACGCGCTGGAGGGTCTGGCGCGCCGCGGCGTCGTCGTCGGTGCCCGGGTCGGTGAGCGCGGCGTAGAGCGCCTGACGGGCCTGCTCTCGGAGCGCGGCGCGGGTGGCGCGCAGCCGGGCTTCGGCCTCGGCTTCCTGAGAGGGGAGCGAGCCGCCGATGCGTACGGTGGGACCAAACCCGCGGGGGGCCGACTGGGCGGAGGCGCTCGGGGCGCTCCCCAGGACGAGGGCGCCGAGCAGGAGAATGGCGGTGATGCGCTGGAGCATACGGGGCCGAGGACGAAGGAGGGCAGGCTCAAGCCCGTGGAGACGAGATGCGAGGATAGCCCCGGCGCCCCCCGGGCGGCAAGGCAGGGTCGGGGCCGGGCGGTGGACGGCTTAAGTGGTGGAGCTGGATGTGCAGAACGTGAGGTCAGGGGTCCGAGTAGGCGTTCTGTGGTCAACAGAAGGTGAGGTCAGGGGTCTGAGTAGGCGTTCTGTGGTCAACAGAAGGTGAGGTCAGGGGTCTGAGTAGGCGTTCTGTGGTCAACAGAACGTGAGGTCAGGGGTCCGAGTAGGCGTTCTGTGGTCAACAGAAGGTGAGGTCAGGGGTCTGAGTAGGCGTTCTGTGGTCAACAGAAGGTGAGGTCAGGGGTCCGAGTAGGCGTTCTGTGGTCAACAGAACGTGAGGTCAGGGGGCTTAAGTGGTGGATCTGGATGTGCAGAACGCGAGGTCAGGGGGCTTAAGTGGTGGATCTGTGGTCGAGAGTCGGCCATGGCGAGCGCTTGAGCGGGTGAGAACGACGTTTGCGCGCTGGCTGGCAATGCCCCACACTGTCGCGGCTTAGATGGATCGAGACGTTTTTTTGGGGCGCGTGAGACACCCCGGAGGAGGGCCTATGGGCGTGATTTATTTGCTGATCTATGTCTTCGGTTCCGTCATTGTGTCGACTGGCTCATGGCGCGTGTTCACCGCTGTGCTCGAGGGCGATCCGATCATGGCGGGCCTTCGAATCCTGGGCTTTGGGACGCTGATGATTGTGATGGCGGCTGTGCTTCACGCGGTGGTGCTCTTGCGCCATGAGGATGGCGGCCTGCGCGAAGGGCGGAACCCGGTTGGACCGCGGTGGCTCGTCCTGGGGCTGATGGGCTGGTGGGGGCCGACGCTGGCGGCCTGGATCCAGTTTGAGTGTTTTCTCGATCCGATTCGCATGTTCCCCCTGGTCACGTTGGGGGGAGCCTGCGCTGTGGCGCTGTGGGGGGTGTTTCGGGGGCTACCCGGGCGCACATACCAGGGGCCTGTGGGGATGGTGGCGATGAGCCTGGTGGGGATTCCGATGGGGCTTATGACGTTATCGGTGCCGGTCAAGCACTTCACGTACCATTTGAGTGCGGTGGACATCGGCTCCTATAGCACCGGCGCGCTCTACGGTGAGCGAAGCAGGGCCATTCTCAACGCGGATGATGTGACCTACCTCGAGACGTCTGCGCCGATCTTCGGTGAGGAGAGCCAGCCCTTTCTCGAGGTGTTGGCCAGCGCACGTACGATCAACGTAGCTGAGGAGATCGCCGCCGGGCGTATGCGCGAGCTGGAGGATGGCACCTGGATTAAGATTCACGACGATGGGCGCGAAGAAGTGCTCGAGGAGCTTGAGAACTTTGGGGAGCGTTTGGACGTGGCGCTGGCGGCCGACGCGGCGACGGCCGCGGAGGCCGCGGCCCGGGAGCGGGCGGCCTGGGAGGCTTACGTGGAGGAGCGTCGCCAGGGAGGGCGGATTTTTGGGTTTGGGAGAGCATGGATACGAAGGTCAGCGGACGCATCCTGAATGCGGGAAGAGCGTTCACAAAAAAGCCCCGGCGTAGCTGCCGGGGCTTTTTTATTGGCGAGGAGCGGGCGCGCTCCGCTCATGCGCACCAAGCACCGGGACCGGTTGGCGCAGCAGGGCTTTGAGGTAGAGCGCCACCGGCACCAGCTCGTGGTCGCGCTGGACGTCGGGGGGGGGGGCCTTTGTGGCGGCGTTGTGCTTGAGCGCGCGCGATGTCGAGGGATTTTGCCGGTGAGAACGACGTTTGCGTGCCGGACGGGAATGCCTAAAACTGTCGCACTCCGGTGGTACCGAGAAATTTTTGGCGAAGTCAGACACCCGGGAGGTGGTCAGATGGGCGTGATTTATTTGCTGGTTTATATCTTCGGTTCGCTCAGCGTGTGGCTCGGATCGAGGAACGTGATCTCGGCTGCGCTCGATGGCGAGTCCATCCTGGGAGCGATGCAATTTGTGGGTTTCGGGGTGTGGATGATCGTGCTGGCGGCGATTCTCCACGCGGTGGTGCTCAAAAGGCGTGAGGATGCCGGCGTGCTCGAGGGGCTGAACCCGAGCCGGTGGAAGTTGCTCATCGGGGGGATGCTGGCCTGGTGGGTGCCGACGGTGGCGGCCTGGATTCAGTTTGAGCTTTATATCGATCCGATCCGCATGTTCCCCTTTGTCACGGTGGTGGGAGCCGGAGCTGTGGTTCTGTGGCTGGCGTTTCGGGTGTTGCCTCAAACCAAGATGATGTGGCCGCTGGCCACGGTGGCGGTGACGCTGCTGGGGATTCCGCTGGGGCTGTTGACGGTGTCGGTGCCGATCAAGCACTTCAACCACCATTTGAGTTCGGTGAAGATCCGCGCCTTTGAGAACAGCGGCTACGCCCGCTCCTACGAGGGCATCATCGCCGCCCATGATGACACCTACATTGGGGGGCCTGCGCCGCTCATTGGCGAGGAGGGCCTGGGGGTCCTCGGCGAGCTGGCTGACGCCAGGGAGGTCGATGTGGAGGCGGAGATCGCCGCCGGACGCCTGCGCGAGGCGGAGGATGGCACCCTGATCAAGATCAACGAAGACGGCAGCGAAGAGAAGGTCGGTACGTTGGAGACCTTCGACGACGTTTTTCAGGAGGCGCTGGAGGCCGATCGCAAGGTGGCCTCGGAGGAGGAGGCTCGGAAGCGGGCGGCCTGGGAAGCGGAGATGGAGGAGCGTCGGCGAGGAGGGCGCTTCCTCGGGTTGCGCGAGGCGCCGGCTGTTGAGAGCGCGGACGCGTCCTGAATGTGGGGAGAGCGTTCCTAAAAAAAGCCCCGGCGTAGCTGCCGGGGCTTTTTTGTTGGCGAGGAGCGGAGCGGGCTCAGCTCACGCGCACCAGCACTCGGGCCGGTTGGCGGAGCAGGTCTTTGAGGTAGATCTCCATCGGCACCAGCTCGCGTTGATGGCCGGTGCGGCTTAAGCCGGTGACCCACTGGCAGATCGTCTTGTCGCGGGTCGTGTGCTTCCAGGTGGTCTCGCCGGGTTTTTGGGCCCCGTAGACATGGCGGGTGCGCATGGTGCCGGTGGCCACGATCTCGTGCTCCAGCCCGGCCTCGGGGTGGGCGATGGCGAAGCAGACCAGGTCGCGCAGGGTGGCCGGCTGAAGCGAGGCGTTCTCAAGGTGCTCAAAGAGGGCGTCGTCCAGGGCGTCGGTGGGGTGGTCGTAGGGGAGCAGAGCCAGGCAGATCGTGTCGCCCTTCGCGTCATCCTCCTCAATGGCCCGGGAGGAGATGGCCTCGTCGATGAAGAAATGCACGCGGTCGAGGCCGGCGTCTTCGACGA
Encoded here:
- a CDS encoding tetratricopeptide repeat protein; amino-acid sequence: MRSLLLLIALLAAAPLPSAFAQSAPEEPAAAATPAADSADSADSAATPAAAGAHLEDARALYQAGHWDDAAAAFERAFELAPARSELRVAAALEGGSLLWEQGRYARARQKVSLALNLARELELTAPIGQLLLTLGHIESATGNVQGAEDTLNICVQLTGEHDDAVYRALCRMNRRVVRTLLGKDPGSQSDLRADITTLQNTDSLLAIGTALTRTADLYQDNGDLAQARQLLDEARRHIEASESVPARARHHLRLAQLLKAGGDFQEASALLDKALPLFESMNNRPMIVHALGLKADIALDLNHPEQALPLYRRALAVADATDNPLLEGRVHLALCELITTGSLQHCERAISTFTAGHLATYRVRAHASLARALQLSNRLEGARTNYRQAIELTEALPRGRELYASSLANQYANLCQVNTRLNATGALSSCLEARTRLQALPADEDDHQRPLILASVIHSAGMAALQENNAERALDLLATAAELAMALPAPHLNIASDAYLRLGATLAALPDRGDEARDALEKGLRVLATAEEPRSTDYRRSEIALLMQLAQLQLKLKESYGTLATLDRLNPLATELRDYTTLAHSFNLRASAHLLLNEQDAAYRALSTAQIHASRSGDHELMQLIYDNVKRFER